The proteins below are encoded in one region of Aulosira sp. FACHB-615:
- the acsF gene encoding magnesium-protoporphyrin IX monomethyl ester (oxidative) cyclase, whose product MVDSVATPEPQLLKPGIKAPVAETLLTPRFYTTDFDAVAKLDISANEAEIKAVIDELRADYNRHHFVRDDEFKQSWDHITGEKRRAFIDFLERSCTSEFSGFLLFKELSRRLKKNNPLLSQAFEYLARDEARHAGFLNKSMADLNLSLDLNFLTKNRTYTFFPPEWIIYTVYLSEKIGYWRYILVHQHMQEHPEYQFYPLFRKFESWCQDENRHGDFFKALLRSQTKLWKSWTAKLWVRFFLLTVFATHTMTVFERASFYEVIGIHPRKYNNRVIQETNNTSARAFPLILNTNHPLFFWRLEQCSENNLKIAAIKNSNQPGIVKLFQQIPPIVAIFWHMLQLYLIKPIETESTRGTVL is encoded by the coding sequence ATGGTCGATTCAGTTGCAACCCCAGAGCCGCAATTGCTAAAGCCGGGTATTAAAGCGCCTGTTGCAGAAACTTTATTAACACCCAGGTTTTACACTACAGACTTTGATGCAGTGGCGAAATTGGATATATCGGCTAATGAGGCTGAAATCAAGGCTGTGATTGATGAATTGCGGGCTGATTACAACCGCCATCACTTTGTGCGTGATGATGAGTTTAAGCAGTCATGGGATCACATTACAGGAGAAAAACGCCGCGCCTTTATTGACTTTTTAGAACGTTCTTGTACTTCGGAGTTTTCTGGGTTTCTTTTATTTAAAGAATTATCACGTCGTCTGAAAAAAAATAACCCGTTGCTATCTCAAGCGTTTGAATATTTGGCGCGGGATGAGGCTCGTCATGCAGGGTTTTTGAATAAATCAATGGCAGATTTGAACCTGTCATTAGATTTAAACTTTTTAACCAAAAACCGCACATATACCTTTTTCCCGCCAGAGTGGATTATTTACACAGTTTACCTATCGGAGAAAATTGGTTATTGGCGATATATTTTAGTGCATCAGCACATGCAAGAGCATCCAGAATATCAGTTTTATCCGTTGTTCCGCAAGTTTGAGAGTTGGTGTCAAGACGAAAATCGCCACGGAGATTTCTTTAAAGCATTGTTGCGATCGCAAACTAAACTCTGGAAAAGTTGGACAGCAAAATTGTGGGTGCGATTCTTTTTGCTGACTGTGTTTGCTACCCATACAATGACTGTATTTGAACGCGCATCATTTTACGAAGTGATTGGGATTCATCCTCGTAAATACAACAACAGAGTTATTCAAGAGACAAATAACACTTCTGCACGCGCATTTCCCCTCATCTTGAATACAAATCACCCGTTATTTTTCTGGCGCTTAGAACAGTGTTCAGAAAATAACTTGAAAATTGCGGCAATTAAAAACAGTAATCAGCCTGGCATAGTGAAATTATTCCAACAAATTCCGCCAATTGTTGCTATTTTTTGGCACATGTTACAGCTATATCTAATTAAACCAATTGAGACCGAATCTACACGCGGTACAGTTCTTTAA
- a CDS encoding general stress protein produces MVAGVRRRSIGVFSNRRDAEEALHELRNSGFPMDRVSVIARDADGKDEIAGTQVSDRVGDKSDEGAAVGAATGGALGGLTGLLVGLGTLAIPGIGPIMLAGATATAIATTIAGAGIGAVAGSLIGALIGLGIPEERARVYNERVQSGGYLVIVDGTDDEIARAEAILHRRGIEEYGIYNHPHAHEVDPTTSYVKHALGYFSLRQDAEAAINDLRVAGFPLSQISLIHRESINQTALKEVNYSDRLDAVRYGLPDDRTRFYNERINHGDYIVAVSGTDDEIHRAAAILNRHRIQHWQIFDPHSHATTPLHQNRRAIGVFSHRRDAEAALNELRDAGFPMNRVSLIAKDTNGHGVAGVGNKADEGAKAGAATGGALGGLGGLLVGLGALAIPGIGPVIAGGALATALATTVAGGAIGAAAGGLVGALVGLGIPEDRARIYSDRFQRGDYLVMVDGTDTEIQHAQTILQRRGIEDFDIFDATDVDTESRRGGDWTRHQETPVIETGRANYPVTGDRVDPTVTIVDRRDDLL; encoded by the coding sequence ATGGTTGCTGGTGTACGGAGACGCTCTATAGGTGTATTTTCTAATCGCAGGGATGCTGAAGAAGCATTACATGAATTGAGAAATTCTGGCTTTCCGATGGATAGAGTCTCTGTGATTGCGAGAGATGCTGATGGTAAAGATGAGATTGCTGGTACGCAAGTCAGCGATCGCGTGGGCGATAAATCTGACGAAGGTGCGGCGGTGGGTGCAGCTACAGGCGGCGCTTTAGGCGGTTTAACAGGCTTATTAGTTGGGCTGGGAACTTTAGCCATCCCTGGAATTGGGCCGATTATGTTGGCGGGTGCAACTGCAACAGCGATCGCCACTACTATTGCTGGGGCTGGTATTGGTGCAGTAGCTGGTAGCTTAATTGGCGCTTTGATTGGTTTGGGAATCCCCGAAGAACGGGCTAGAGTTTATAACGAACGTGTCCAAAGCGGTGGTTATTTGGTCATCGTCGATGGTACAGATGATGAAATTGCCAGAGCCGAAGCCATTTTACATCGTCGGGGAATTGAAGAGTATGGCATTTACAACCATCCCCATGCTCATGAAGTTGATCCCACAACAAGTTATGTCAAACATGCTTTAGGTTACTTTAGTCTGCGTCAAGATGCGGAAGCCGCAATTAATGATTTACGGGTGGCTGGCTTTCCTCTGAGCCAAATTTCCTTGATTCATCGGGAGTCAATCAATCAAACAGCTTTAAAAGAAGTGAATTATAGCGATCGCCTGGATGCTGTACGCTATGGATTACCAGATGACCGCACCCGCTTTTATAACGAGCGCATCAATCACGGCGATTACATCGTTGCAGTCAGTGGTACAGATGACGAAATTCATCGGGCGGCGGCGATTCTCAACCGCCATAGAATTCAACATTGGCAAATTTTTGACCCCCACAGCCACGCCACAACACCCTTACACCAAAACCGCCGCGCCATAGGTGTATTTTCCCACCGCCGTGATGCAGAAGCCGCACTCAATGAACTGAGAGATGCTGGTTTCCCCATGAATCGCGTTTCACTAATTGCTAAAGACACAAATGGTCATGGTGTGGCTGGTGTCGGTAACAAAGCTGATGAAGGTGCGAAAGCCGGAGCCGCTACAGGTGGTGCATTGGGTGGTTTAGGCGGCTTATTAGTTGGATTGGGTGCATTAGCCATTCCCGGAATTGGGCCTGTGATTGCTGGTGGTGCATTAGCAACCGCTTTAGCCACAACAGTAGCTGGTGGGGCGATTGGTGCAGCTGCTGGTGGTTTAGTTGGTGCATTAGTGGGATTAGGGATTCCCGAAGACAGAGCAAGAATTTATAGCGATCGCTTTCAACGCGGCGATTACTTAGTCATGGTCGATGGTACAGACACAGAAATTCAACACGCCCAAACTATTCTGCAACGTCGCGGGATTGAAGACTTTGACATTTTTGATGCGACTGATGTTGATACCGAATCCCGTCGCGGTGGGGATTGGACAAGACATCAAGAAACCCCAGTGATTGAAACTGGTCGCGCTAATTATCCAGTAACAGGCGATCGTGTAGATCCCACTGTCACCATCGTTGATCGCCGAGACGACCTACTTTAA
- a CDS encoding BON domain-containing protein has product MKKLAPFFVSSLLLLGAVACQNPSRTSESAPDTVNQNPAFPAAQTTQEAKEDAQSELRRRQLNEDIRAREERNNITGGDTQRATADLASEVRSKLEANIPGGQLTVAADQNGTVTVNGTVNNQDQLNKIQPLAQEIKGVKSVVNKAVVAPAKQ; this is encoded by the coding sequence ATGAAAAAACTAGCGCCCTTTTTTGTTAGTAGCTTATTACTTCTTGGTGCTGTTGCTTGTCAAAATCCTTCTCGCACCAGCGAATCAGCACCCGACACAGTAAATCAAAATCCTGCTTTCCCAGCTGCACAAACAACTCAAGAAGCAAAAGAAGACGCTCAAAGTGAACTGCGCCGCCGACAACTTAATGAAGATATCCGGGCGCGTGAAGAACGAAATAATATAACAGGTGGTGATACCCAAAGAGCAACCGCCGATTTAGCCAGTGAAGTGCGTTCTAAATTAGAAGCTAATATTCCTGGTGGTCAGCTAACAGTTGCTGCCGACCAAAATGGTACAGTCACTGTGAATGGTACTGTCAATAATCAAGATCAGCTGAATAAGATTCAGCCTCTTGCACAAGAAATCAAAGGTGTAAAGAGCGTAGTTAACAAAGCTGTTGTTGCTCCTGCTAAACAATAA
- a CDS encoding alpha/beta fold hydrolase: MFPSFLPAAVRQLTEPNSIALACSIQSQAIATPLSAEPITTTYVKQGSGGTPILLIHGFDSSVLEFRRLLPLLAENNQTWAVDLLGFGFTDRLQDIAFSPVAIKTHLYYFWKTLIKEPVILVGASMGGAAAIDFTLTYPEVVKKLVLIDSAGLKAGSPLAKFMFPPLDNWATEFLRNPKVRDRISRTAYKNPNLVTLDATYCGGLHLEMPSWHLALIAFTKSGGYSAFRFKQIGQILQPTLILWGDSDKILGTTDAKRFKRAIPNSKLIWIQDSGHIPHLEQPQVTAQHILEFRDES, translated from the coding sequence ATGTTTCCTAGCTTTTTACCAGCCGCAGTTAGGCAATTAACTGAACCAAACTCGATCGCCCTAGCTTGTAGTATCCAAAGTCAAGCGATCGCTACTCCTTTATCTGCCGAACCAATCACCACCACTTATGTGAAACAAGGCAGTGGTGGCACACCAATTTTACTCATCCACGGTTTTGATAGTTCTGTATTAGAATTTCGCCGACTACTACCACTACTGGCAGAAAATAATCAAACCTGGGCAGTGGATTTACTCGGTTTTGGCTTTACCGACAGACTCCAAGACATAGCATTTAGTCCCGTCGCCATTAAAACCCATCTATATTATTTCTGGAAAACCTTAATTAAAGAGCCTGTAATTTTGGTGGGTGCATCGATGGGAGGTGCAGCCGCCATTGACTTTACCCTCACCTATCCAGAAGTCGTCAAAAAACTGGTGTTGATTGATAGTGCTGGGTTAAAAGCAGGTTCACCTTTAGCAAAATTCATGTTTCCGCCCTTGGATAATTGGGCGACAGAATTTTTGCGTAATCCCAAAGTCCGCGATCGCATTTCTCGCACTGCTTATAAAAACCCCAATCTAGTAACTCTAGATGCTACATATTGTGGCGGACTGCATCTAGAAATGCCGAGTTGGCATCTAGCTTTAATTGCTTTTACCAAAAGTGGTGGTTACAGTGCTTTTAGATTTAAGCAAATTGGACAAATTCTGCAACCCACATTAATTCTTTGGGGCGACTCAGACAAAATCTTAGGCACTACAGATGCAAAAAGATTCAAACGTGCCATTCCCAATAGTAAACTCATTTGGATTCAAGACTCAGGTCATATTCCCCATCTAGAACAACCACAAGTTACAGCCCAACATATTCTCGAATTTCGAGATGAATCATAA
- a CDS encoding carbon dioxide-concentrating mechanism protein CcmK, producing the protein MPMAVGVIETLGFPSVLAAADAMVKSAAVTLVYYGLAESGRFVVAVRGQVAEVNRAVEQGINAGEQVKAETVITHYIVPNPPENVETVLPIHFTQKSEPFRIF; encoded by the coding sequence ATGCCAATGGCTGTTGGCGTAATTGAAACTTTAGGTTTTCCATCTGTGTTAGCCGCAGCAGATGCAATGGTGAAATCTGCCGCAGTCACGCTGGTATATTATGGACTAGCGGAAAGTGGTCGCTTTGTTGTTGCTGTCCGAGGACAAGTTGCTGAAGTCAACAGAGCTGTTGAACAAGGTATAAATGCTGGGGAGCAGGTAAAGGCAGAAACAGTAATCACCCATTATATAGTTCCTAATCCCCCGGAAAATGTGGAAACAGTTCTGCCCATCCACTTCACCCAGAAATCTGAGCCTTTCCGGATCTTCTAA
- a CDS encoding carbon dioxide-concentrating mechanism protein CcmK: MSLQAVGSLETKGFPAVLAAADAMVKAGRVTLVGYIRVGSARFTVNIRGDVSEVKTAMAAGVEAAENVYGGTLESWVIIPRPHENVEAVLPIAYTAEVQQYRDSVENPIIRSGNGR, encoded by the coding sequence ATGTCACTACAGGCAGTTGGTTCGCTGGAAACTAAGGGTTTTCCTGCTGTGTTAGCCGCAGCAGACGCAATGGTAAAAGCAGGACGAGTTACCCTCGTTGGTTATATCCGAGTTGGTAGCGCACGCTTTACGGTGAATATTCGGGGAGATGTTTCGGAAGTGAAAACTGCGATGGCTGCCGGTGTGGAAGCAGCAGAAAATGTTTATGGAGGCACATTAGAATCTTGGGTAATTATCCCTCGTCCTCATGAAAACGTTGAGGCTGTTTTACCAATTGCTTACACCGCAGAAGTACAGCAGTATCGTGACTCTGTAGAAAATCCGATCATCAGGTCTGGTAACGGCAGATAA